The Candidatus Bathyarchaeia archaeon nucleotide sequence ACTTCTCCCACACCAGGGTGGCTCTTCAAAATCCGGGCTTTCTTTTCGTAGCCCTCGGCGTTCATCAACGCCTTCAACTCCTTGTTCACCTTCTGGAGTTCATCCACCCAGTAAAGCAGCTCCCGGATATAGCTATCCAGGGTGTACCTGAGGGGCTTGGACATCTCGATCTCCTTCAAACCATGAATGGCATACAGGTTCCAACGCCCCAGTCCTTTAGGTTCCTTCAGCCCATGCTGTAACAAGAAACTCTTGATCTGCTGTTTGACCCGCCTGCGTTTCTCAACGATGGAATTTCTCAGGCGTACCAACTGACGATGGCCTTCCTCTTCCTCGGTCGGGACCGCCACGGCCTTTAACAACCCTTTTTCGGCATATTCCGCCAATTTCCGGCTATCCAATCGGTCCGACTTAGCCCCTTCTTGGGCCATCTTCGGCGTCTTCCCAGGCGCGATCACCTCCACGGGCATACCCTCTTTCCTCAGCCTCCGGGCCAATCCATATCCGGTAGGACCCGCCTCATACACCACCTTTTTCAGGCCCAACCGGTATTTCTCTAGGAACCTCACCACCGTATCCGGGTTCGCCGGCATCGAAAGCGGAGTCCTTTCCACGCCGTTCACCCTTACGGTTGCCTCAATGT carries:
- a CDS encoding IS110 family transposase, whose protein sequence is MKKSSTEGVLKGITQKDKVYVGLDVHKRNIEATVRVNGVERTPLSMPANPDTVVRFLEKYRLGLKKVVYEAGPTGYGLARRLRKEGMPVEVIAPGKTPKMAQEGAKSDRLDSRKLAEYAEKGLLKAVAVPTEEEEGHRQLVRLRNSIVEKRRRVKQQIKSFLLQHGLKEPKGLGRWNLYAIHGLKEIEMSKPLRYTLDSYIRELLYWVDELQKVNKELKALMNAEGYEKKARILKSHPGVGEVTAVQMLTEVYQPQRFKNAKQVTAYVGLSPKVRQSGENRKEGPLVKAGRETLRAALVESAWAWVRVEKKAARTYGRLMRNTGSCKKAIVAMARKLLVHLWVMLVRQEPYRATA